The Streptomyces taklimakanensis nucleotide sequence CGGTGCCGGCCAGGTCGAGCAGCAGGGCCAGCAGTACCACGCCCACGACCATGGCCGACCAGGGCACCATCGTGGGCGTCAGCCACCGCGACAGCCGCGCCGACCGGTGTCGTCCGCGCGGCATCGTGGCGGTGACCGCCAGCCGGGGCTCAAGGCCGGACCACACGGTGTCGACCAGCGCCGCCACGGCGGGCACCCCGGCACCGACAGCGGCCGACAGTCGGTCACGGCACACCCGGCACACCTCCAGATGGGCCTCCACGGCCCACACCTCGTCGGCGACGAGGTCCGTGCCGCCGCGCGCGTAACTCTCGATGGTCCGCGTCGACGCATGCTCTCCGGTCATGTCAGCGCCCTCCGCATCGCGATCCGGGCCCGGCGGGCACGGGTCTTGACCGTGCCCTCGGGCAGTCCGAGCAGGACCGCGGTCTCCCGGACCGACAGCCCGTCGAGCACCATGGCCTGCAGTACCTGTCTCAACTCCGGTGCGAGGCGCCGCAGCGCGTCCCCGATGTCACCGCCGACGCTCGCCGCGAGCGCCTCCTCCTCGGCGGCGGGCGCCACGTCGGGCACGGCGGCGGCCGGCGGCGGCTCCGCGTGGTGGGCCCTGCGCCGGAACGCGTCGACGAGGCGGCGCGCAGCGATCGTCCACAGCCAACCGACGGCCGTTCCTCCGGCCGCGGTGCCGGCGAACGCGCCCGCCGCGCGCCACACCGCCAAGTAGGTCTCCTGCATGACCTCCGCCACGATCTGTTCGTCCGCACAGCGGCGACGCAGCCGTACCGCCATCCACGGCGACGTACGCCGGTACAGCTCCTCGAACGCGGCACGGTCGCCCTTGGCCACCAGCCGGACGAGACGCTCCTCGTCCGGCTCGTCCGGCTCGTCCGGTGCCTTCCTCACTGCTCCCACGCCTGCTAGACGTCGGACACGGGCGGCGGGTTTTCCCTCGGCTGTGACACTCGCCACACAGGGGAGCGGCTCGGGTGTCGGATGCGTGGGGTGTCGGTCCCGGCCCGGCCGGGACCGCGGAAGAAGCTCCCGCCCCCGACCCACCGGTCCGGCCCCTTTTCACGTTTTCAAGCCGGTGATCGACGAGATCCTGCGGGCCGGCCGGTCGAGGAGCGTGGCGCGGAGGTCTCCCACGGGGAGGGTCCGTTACCGCGTTGCCGGCCGGAGGCCCGAGTTTCTGGTCGAGTCGGCGGGTGCTTGAACGGTATCGGCGATCTCGGACCCGCCGAAGGGCCCTCGCCGGCGGTCGGCGAGGGCCCTTCGCGGGACGCGTCTTGGTGATCAGCAGTTCTCGATCTTCCAGACCGGGTCCCAGTTGAACCAGGACGGGGCGACGCTGTACGCGGTGGAGGAGTGGTAGACGCCACCGGTCGAGTTGTAGAACTTGGCTACGGTGCCGGTGGTCTGGTTGTTGTAGAAGCCGCCGCTGGAGCCCCAGTAGGACAGGGAATAGGTGTTGCAGTAGTACAGGTCGAACACCTTGTACTTACCGCGGGTCGGGTCCCACACGCGAGCGCACAGGGTTCCGTAGGGGCAGCTGTAGGATCCGTTGGTGACGTAGCGGACCCTCTTGGCGGCGGGGCTGATCGACGGTGATGTGGCCGTCGCCCCGAGCTTGTGTTCTGCGCCTGCCGCAGACGTGCGGACGGCCTGCGTGGTGGTGCTCACTGCCCGGTCGTCGGACGGGGCAGCATGGGCCGGTGTGGTGGCCAGGAGGCCGCCGACGACCAGGCTCACCCCCGCGATGAGTCCTGCTACTTTGCGATGTAAGGCCATGCTTGATCCTCCGTGGTGATCGTGGTCGGTCTGCGATCATCGGACCGGCGGGGTGGGAGGCCTTTCGGCTCAGACCGAAGCCTTGGGCAAGGCGGGTGCCGGAAATGGCCGTACGGAACCCACCGTCCGCCTGTCACACAAGCCCGGGGGCGTCGCGGGTAAACATGCGAACCACTCCCGGGTCCGCTCACAAGGCAGAACACCTCATGGGAGGCGATTCAACGCCTCTGCTTTGATCCCCCCTTTTTCGCCCTGTCCCGGAGCAGAGACGAGCCCGATTCTGCGATGGCCGACTCGGCCGGCCGGTGCTTTTAGAGATTCGCACGGCGGGACGGCCGGTGTCATGCGGTGATCGATGAGAACTGCGGCGTGTTCGATAAACTGCTCCCCATGGTTGCAGGTGAGGCGACAGAAAAGCCCGTCGGTACGTGCGTGACGTCATCGACGGAACCCAGCATTCACCAGTTGCGATTGTTCCTGGCATTGAGTGAGGAGTTGCATTTCGGCCATGCCGCGGCACGGTTGTTCATTACGCAATCGGCCCTCAGCCAGCAGATCCGTAATCTCGAGAAGCGTCTTGGAGTGGCGCTTTTCGAGCGCTCCAGCCGGACGGTCGCCCTCACCGCGGCCGGCCGGGCGCTACTGCCCGAGGTCCGGGCGGCCGTCGAGGCGATGGTGCGGCTGCGGCGGGCCGCGACCGCGCAGCGGCGTCACCTCTCCGGCCGGCTACGGGTGGGCACCATCGGCGCGGAGGCGGCCATGCCGCACGCCCGCGCCGTACTCCGGGCGCTGCACCGCCGGCACCCCCACCTGGAGGTGGAGGTCCTCGGCCTGAACTTCGTCGACCAACTGGATGCCCTGTACCGGCGGGAGGCCGACGTGGCCTTCCTGCGGCCGCCGGTTCCCGATGGCATCGAGGTGCACCACCTGGCGACCGAACCCCGAGTGGCCTGCCTGCCCAGTGGTGACCCGCTGACGGCCCGGCCCCGGATCACCCTCGACCAACTCGCCGGATACCCGGTCGTCGACGTCCCCCCTCGGGTGCCGCGGGTGTGGTGGGACTTCTGGGCGGTGGACCCGCGCCCCGACGGCACCCCGGTGCGGTACGGGCCCGTCGCCGCGGACCTGGAAGCCCTGCTGCACACCGTGGCACAGGGCGAGGCCATGGCCTTCCTGCCGGCCGCCGCCCGCGACCTCTTCCGCCGCCCCGGCGTCGACTACGTCGACGTCGACGGCCTGCCGCCGTGCACCTCGGCCCTGGCCTGGGTGGCCGAACACCGCGACAACCCCGCCGTCACCGCCGTACGACAAGCCGCACAGTCGACTCCGCACAACGGCGCCCACCCGTAACCGCCCGCCCCGCCCGGCACAGCCGCGATACCGCCCACGGCAGTCGGCCACAGCCGTCGAACTCGCCGCTACGAACGGTGTGGCGAGGCCCTCCAGCGCCGTCTGCTCGGCGGTGTCGACGGTGGCCTCGGTGGCGTGCCGGGCGACCATACCGTCAGGCATCCCCAACTCACCACGCCCACGTACGGGACAAGCTCTGATCGCCCACGGCACGATCGCCGAGGTGCCGCGGGTCGGCCCTGTGGCAGGCTCGCCCCATGCCCTCCCTGCGCCATACCGTCACGCTCGAGTCGCTGCCCCGCCGATGGGTGGAGGAAATGGTCGCCTCCCTCCACCGACTGCTGGAGGAACTGCACCCGGAGAACGGGATCCTCCACCTCGAGGGCGAGCCCGTCCCCGACGTCCGGCACACCGCGGGACGCCATCTCACTCCCGGTGCCCGGTACGAGGTGGTGTGGAACGAGGACGGGGACGAGGCCGCCGGTGAGGCCGGGGCGCGGAACCGGGAGCAGAGCCAGGCTCCCCCCGGGGTGGACTTCCCGCAGGTGGGGGTGGAGGTCGTGGAGTGGGGCCGCACCGGCAGCACCAGGCTGCGCCTCACCGCCAGTGGTCCGCAGTCGGAGGCGCACGGCGAGGTCACCCTGCACGGCGGGTACCGGCCCGCTTCGCTCACGGCGGAGGGGGAGTTCCGGGGAGACGGCCCGCTCGCCCGCTACCGCCGTGGTGCGTTCAAGGCCGGCCTCGACCTCACTCGCTGGTGGGCCTCCGACGGCCGTTCCCCCGCCCCGCTGACCGTCGGGATCCGTCACCCCCTGCTGCGGGTTCTGGTCCAGGCCACGGTGGATCGGACACGGAACGGTCGCTGGAGGATCACCGTGCTGACCACTTTTCACGGCCGTGGCTGGGCACGTCCGTTGGTGGCCGTTACCTGTCTCTTCGCCCGCGCCCGAATACGCAGCGGGTACCGCACCGGTCTCGACGAGATGGCCGGGAACTGGAACAAGGGAGTGCCCCAGGCCGTGGCCACCAGTCCCGGAAGCCTGCGCGACGAGGCCGTCGCCGGGCTGAGGGCGCGGGACCAGCGATGAGGTTCTCCCACGGTTCTCACCGAACTTCTTCGGCGGCTGCCGAAGGTCGAGCGGGTGGCGGCTCCTGGTGCCCGGAAGTGAGGAGAGGTCGGCGTGGAAGCGCAGGGCGCTCGAGGTCAGACCGGTGCGTCGGGCGAAGACACCGATCGGCATCAGTTCGGAGTGTGGCACCCCGCCATCGTCGAGCCTCAACCAACTCGAAGGTCGACACCGGCCGGGTGTGCCGACACCCTCGCGGCCCGCACCTGTGCCGCCGTCCGGTCGCCGTGGCCGTCGATGTGTCACGAGCCGTCCGGGAACCACGGCGTCGGCATCCGGGGCGGGGCGGCCGGCCGGTCGTGTGGCCGTCCGTCGGGTGCGGTGGGTGCGGTGGGTGCGGTCGTCACGTCCGGGGGGCCCTTCGACCGTCGCCGTCCGGGCATCGCGCGCCGAAGGCGGCCGACATCTCCCTCAGGGTGTCGGCGACCGCCCGGGCGCCGGGCGCGCCCGGTTCGATGAGGGTGTAGTGGCCCGTGCCGGGCAGCACGACGGTCCTCAGGTCACGGTGAACGGACGCGTAGTCCGCGAACTGGGTGAGCGGGACCTCCTCGTCGACGGCTCCGTACAGCAGCACGGTGGGGACGCCGGTCGTGCCCGCCTCGCGCACCAGGGTGAGGGGGTCGACCGACGGCAGCCGCTGCTCGAACAGCTCCTCCCCGCCGAGGAGTTGCAGGGCGGCACCGTCGCTGAGGTCGTCGCGGCGGGTGGCGGCGAGGTCCGTGATCGGGGCGAGCGCCAGCACGGCGGTGGGCAGATCGCGGGTGTGCCAGCG carries:
- a CDS encoding RNA polymerase sigma factor, which encodes MRKAPDEPDEPDEERLVRLVAKGDRAAFEELYRRTSPWMAVRLRRRCADEQIVAEVMQETYLAVWRAAGAFAGTAAGGTAVGWLWTIAARRLVDAFRRRAHHAEPPPAAAVPDVAPAAEEEALAASVGGDIGDALRRLAPELRQVLQAMVLDGLSVRETAVLLGLPEGTVKTRARRARIAMRRALT
- a CDS encoding LysR family transcriptional regulator, with protein sequence MVAGEATEKPVGTCVTSSTEPSIHQLRLFLALSEELHFGHAAARLFITQSALSQQIRNLEKRLGVALFERSSRTVALTAAGRALLPEVRAAVEAMVRLRRAATAQRRHLSGRLRVGTIGAEAAMPHARAVLRALHRRHPHLEVEVLGLNFVDQLDALYRREADVAFLRPPVPDGIEVHHLATEPRVACLPSGDPLTARPRITLDQLAGYPVVDVPPRVPRVWWDFWAVDPRPDGTPVRYGPVAADLEALLHTVAQGEAMAFLPAAARDLFRRPGVDYVDVDGLPPCTSALAWVAEHRDNPAVTAVRQAAQSTPHNGAHP
- a CDS encoding alpha/beta fold hydrolase gives rise to the protein MASRPMSAFAAEEEKRVLSLKPVLAPAHGSYGGHPHQAYDAWPAEDPDAPLVILLHGGYWRYDRMHLTPFAAYLAQQGFDVLLPGFRRSGGAGGYPETFDDIARIVDTLPRGRPYVLAGHCSGGHLALWCAARGLLPPGSRWHTRDLPTAVLALAPITDLAATRRDDLSDGAALQLLGGEELFEQRLPSVDPLTLVREAGTTGVPTVLLYGAVDEEVPLTQFADYASVHRDLRTVVLPGTGHYTLIEPGAPGARAVADTLREMSAAFGARCPDGDGRRAPRT